The following coding sequences lie in one Oryctolagus cuniculus chromosome 7, mOryCun1.1, whole genome shotgun sequence genomic window:
- the CYP4A5 gene encoding cytochrome P450 4A5 isoform X2 has translation MNQELQQILKWVEKFPRACPHWIGGNKVRVQLYDPDYMKVILGRSDPKSRGSYTFVAPWIGYGLLLLNGQPWFQHRRMLTPAFHYDILKPYVGLMVDSVQIMLDKWEQLVSQDSSLEVFQDISLMTLDTIMKCAFSYQGSVQLDSRNSQSYIQAVGDLNNLVFARVRNIFHQSDTIYRLSPEGRLSHRACQLAHEHTDRVIQQRKAQLQQEGELEKVRRKRRLDFLDVLLFAKMENGSSLSDQDLRAEVDTFMFEGHDTTASGVSWIFYALATHPEHQHRCREEIQGLLGDGASITWEHLDQMPYTTMCIKEAMRLYPPVPAISRDLSSPVTFPDGRSLPKGFTVTLSIYGLHHNPNVWPNPEVFDPSRFTPGSARHSHAFLPFSGGARNCIGKQFAMNELKVAVALTLLRFELLPDPTRIPKPTARLVLKSNNGIHLRLRKLQ, from the exons ATCCAAAGTCTCGTGGTTCCTACACATTCGTGGCTCCCTGGATTG GGTACGGTTTGCTCCTGCTGAACGGGCAGCCATGGTTCCAGCACCGGCGCATGCTCACCCCAGCCTTCCACTACGACATCCTGAAGCCCTACGTGGGGCTCATGGTGGACTCCGTCCAAATCATGCTG GACAAATGGGAGCAGCTGGTCAGCCAGGACTCCTCCCTGGAGGTCTTCCAAGACATCTCCCTGATGACCCTGGACACCATCATGAAGTGCGCCTTCAGCTACCAGGGCAGCGTCCAGCTGGACAGCAG GAATTCCCAGTCCTACATCCAGGCTGTTGGGGACCTGAACAACTTGGTGTTTGCCCGGGTGAGGAACATCTTTCACCAGAGCGACACCATCTACAGGCTGAGCCCTGAAGGCCGCTTGTCCCACCGTGCCTGCCAGCTCGCCCATGAGCACACAg ACCGAGTGATCCAGCAGAGGAAGGCTCAGCTGCAGCAGGAGGGGGAGCTGGAGAAGGTCAGGAGGAAGAGGCGCTTGGACTTCCTGGACGTCCTCCTCTTTGCCAAG ATGGAGAACGGGAGCAGCCTGTCCGACCAGGACCTCCGCGCCGAGGTGGACACGTTCATGTTCGAGGGCCACGACACCACGGCCAGCGGCGTCTCCTGGATCTTCTATGCCCTGGCCACGCACCCCGAGCATCAGCACCGGTGCCGCGAGGAGATCCAGGGCCTCCTGGGGGACGGAGCCTCCATCACCTG GGAGCACCTGGACCAGATGCCCTACACCACCATGTGCATCAAGGAGGCGATGAGACTCTACCCACCGGTGCCAGCTATTAGTAGAGACCTCAGCTCACCTGTCACCTTCCCTGATGGACGCTCCCTCCCCAAGG GTTTCACAGTCACACTCTCCATTTATGGCCTTCACCACAACCCGAATGTGTGGCCAAACCCAGAG GTGTTCGACCCTTCCCGCTTCACACCAGGTTCTGCTCGCCACAGCCACGCTTTCCTGCCCTTCTCAGGGGGAGCACG GAACTGCATTGGGAAGCAATTTGCCATGAACGAGCTGAAGGTGGCCGTGGCCCTGACCCTGCTGCGCTTCGAGCTGCTGCCGGATCCCACCAGGATCCCCAAGCCTACAGCACGACTTGTGCTGAAGTCCAACAACGGGATCCACCTGCGTCTGAGGAAGCTCCAATAA